In Spirosoma sp. KUDC1026, the sequence ACAGATCCGTATCAGCGTGCGTCAGAAAAACAATCCCCCCTGTCGGCATAGCTGGCTGGCCCAGTTGGGTAGCTGCTTCGGAACCTTTCCAGGTGTAAAACTGAAAGACGTACTCCGACAGCTCAGTAGGCGGAGGCAGAAACCCGTCGGCGGCAATCATGCTATCAATATAGTCGAAAATGGCGATGATCTGCCAGTTGCTGTTAATCGAATGAAACCAGACCGAGTGCCCATCGAACAGCAACGTTACCACGTTAGCCAACGTACAGGGCCCCAGACAACCGCCTTTGGTCATGTGCACCACGTTACGGATTTTTCGGCGCATCCATTCGCTCTTGTACAGCTCGACCGGAATCGGTGCGTACCCCCGATCAACCCGGCCGCAGCAGCAGGCGTTGTAGCAGTACGACAGATGCCCCCGACGCTGCACAAGGTTGATGGCTTTCCCATCGGACCGGGTTACCCGCTGGCGTTTCATTTCAGACATAAGTTATTGGATTGCCAGTTCGGGCTTTATGTGATTGTCGGTACGGAACGAGGAAGACAGCAGGTGCTGAATAAATTCCGGTTTGTCGCCCCAATACAAATGAACGTAGGAGGCAACGGTATTGTGCGTACGGTAAAGCTTTGTGTTGACGGGTACACCTTTGGCGTTAGTCACCGACGCTATGGAAGTCTGGAGCATTGGCTCCTGTTGCGTCGAATAATGAAATTCATGCCCTTTTAGCGTCATACCATCCCAGTCAACGATGCGATAGCCGAGCGTTAACTTCGGAGAAAGCATAGAGGTGGTTATGTTCAGTACGCCCACCATTGGCCATGCCGTACTGTTATTGCGTTGAACTGACTCCGTTTGGATTGACTGACTCAGATACATCAGCCCCCCACATTCCGCGTACGTGAGGCCACCTGCCTGACAATAATCGCCTATACTGGTACGCATGGCTATGTTTTCACTCAGTTGCTGAGCATATAGTTCGGGATAACCACCGGGCAGGTATAGAAAGTCTGTTTCAGGTAACTCCTTGTCGTGTAAAGGACTGAAGAATGTAACCCTACCCCAACGAGCCAGTACGTCCAGGTTTTGCTCGTACGTAAAGGTAAATGCTTCGTCTCGCGCGACGCTAATGCGAAGGTTGCTTTGGGCGGAGGGCTGGGGGGGTGGGGTGTAGGATTGGGGGCTCGGGTTAGGTCTTTGGGTAACCGCCAGCAGTCGATCCAGATTAATCGTTTTAGGCAGTTCCTCCGCAATAGCCTGAATGATCTGTTCATAGTCCGTTTCCGCAGAAATATGCAGCCCCAAATGCCGCGACGGAATGGTGAAGCGCGGGTTTGAAGGCAGGTAACCCAGCGGTTCCACGCCCACGTCGGCGCAGGCATCAGCCAGGAACCGATAATGCGACGCTGAGCCGACGTTATTGAAAATGGCTCCGACCAGATTGATACCTGTATAGAAATGCTTGAAGCCGTACAGCAGTGGCGCTACCGAGTAAGCCATCGCTTTCGCATTGACAACCAGTACGACCGGAATATCCAGCAATTCGGCAATCGATGCGCTACTACCCTGCATCCGGTCGGCCCCGTCGAACAGGCCCATCACCCCTTCCGTGATCGCCACATCGGCACCGCTGGCGTACCGTTGGTAGGAATCCACTACGTGTTCAGGTGACGACATAAACAAATCCAGATTGATGCTGGGCGGCACTCCGCTATGTGCCTCCCCGCTGGCGGCAGTCTGATGATGCCGCGTATCGATATAGTCCGGACCGCATTTGAACGGCTGCACCCGTAATCCTCGATTCGCCAGCGCCCGAAGCAACCCGAGTGTCAGTGTCGTCTTACCGGAACCGCTGGCCGGAGCGGCCAGCAGAAACTGAGAAAATATACTCTGATTTGACATTCAACAAGCAGCTAGAGAACTGGTCCAGGCATCATTCCTAATGACTTTTCACTACGTCCCTAGACCCGTAACGAACCACGGAACCCTCGGGCGCTGTAGTATGAGGAAGCACCATTATGGTACACAAAAACCGTATCATAGCGCCGATCGCAAAACAAAGCTCCGCCTAGTTTACGAATGGCAGCAGGTGTTTGTATCCAGCTTGACGTTTTTAGGTCGAACGGTCCAATCTGCTGCAACTGCCGATACTGCTCCTCCGTCAGGAGTTCGACACCCATGGCAGCAGCAGCAGCATCAACATTATTTTCGGGGCGATTATCTTTTCTCAATTCCAGCGCTTCCCGATCATAGCAAAAACTTCTACGTTCTTTGGGACTCTCGGCTGAGCAGTCATAAAAAATATACTCCCCCGTCTTCGAATCATACCCGACAACATCAGGCTCCCCGCCGGTCACTTCCATATCATCGAGCACCCACAGTTTTTCGGGATTGGCATCTAGCTTTTTCTGTACATCAGCCCAGTCAAGATTCTTGTGCCGGTTTCTGTTTTTCTCGAAACGGGCTTTCAAAAGGCGGAGTAGTTCGTCACGCTGTTCGGGCGACAGTTCCTTTTTGTTGGCTGTTGTCATTATGTCTTTTCTGCTTCCGAGGGGTCGTAGATGGGCCTCGATGATCAAGGTTGTAAAGGAAATAGACGAAGCTCGTAACTCAATGCATCTTTAGGCAAAGGCGAGCCATTTTCTGATCAACGTACAATCTGATTATTTTGTAAAGGGCAGTTGATGAATAAGATAAGTGCTCGCGGGAAACGTAAAACGATTGAGTCAAGAAAAGTAACTCAGTCCGTATAGGACAGAAGTACAGCGAAAACTATACTTTTGCCCCTGTTTTTAGGTGCGCTTCCGCCGGGAAGCGCTTAAAAGGGAATCCGTCGCGCTGCCCGTCAGTGTTAATCGGAGCAGTCCCCGCTGCTGTATAGTTCACACAAACATTCTGACAATCAGGCCACTGTTCCTCATCAGGAATGGGAAGGCGTTGGGATCGAACGAGCCAGAAGACCTGCCCAGAAACGTCATAAACCGGTGTGCTTTCGGGACGAAAGGCAGACAGGAAGTCAGATAGGGTGCGCCTACTAACCGGCGGACACCCCTGCTTTTTGTACGCGCTTTTTACGGGTTTGCCACCACATCAACCGAACAAGCGCATGATCAATCCGCTACTTATCGATTCGTTACTGCTGGGTGTGCAGCACTCCTTCGAACCCGACCATATGGCCGCCGTGTCGGTGCTGGCCTCCGAAAAAGGCAAGTCAGGAGGGCATCACATATGGCGTATCATCTGGCGATCGTCGCACTGGGCGCTGGGCCATTCGTTCACCCTCATTCTGTTTGCCTGTCTGGTGCTGCTGGTCAAATCAGCGCTGTCGCTCAACATTGCCGAGCAGGTCGAACTGGCCGTCGGCCCGTTGATGATCTGGCTGGGGATTGTGGCCATCCGGCGGAATCACCAGCAGACGCACGAGCATTTACATCCAGCACCGTCCACTACGTTCAGCCGGTCGTTCTGGGTCGGTATGGTCCACGGCCTGGCCGGTACGGGCGGTGCCTGCACGGTAGCTCTGACGCTGGCGGCCAGCGATGCGGCCACAGCCGTTTGGATTATTGTGCTGCAAAGCGCGGGCATCATCGTCGCCATGACTCTCTACGGCTGCCTGCTGGCTTTTTCACTGACCAAAGTAGTCGACCGGTGGCAGACGGCGGTTCGGGTTATCAACTATGCGGTGGGCATCTTCTCCATTGCGATCGGCATTTACACGCTGGTCGACATTCTTTAATCGTAACAAGTATTCATGAAACACCGCTACTATCTTGTTCTAGGTAGCTCGATCCAGACCCTTGCTTGTCTGGGTGCAACAGCAACGCTTAGTATACTTAACTCTTTACAGGCGCAATCGATCCCTGCCGACACACTACGAAGCCGGGCGCTGGAAGAAACGATCGTTACAGCCACCCGTTCGGAAACCCGTCGCGACCGGGTTCCGCAGCAAATCGACATCATCACCCGACGTGACATCGAGCAAACGCCGGCCACCGACGTAACAGATCTGGTCAAGAAGCTAGCGGCTGTCAATGTCATTCAGTATCCTAACTTATCGTCGGGCGTTGGCATCCGGGGATTCCGTCCGCAGTTCTCGGGACTGAACCAGCGAACGCTGCTGCTGATTGACGGGCGTCCGGCGGGGGCCACGAATTTGTCGACCATTGGACTCAACAACGTAGAGCGGGTCGAAGTGCTGAAAGGGCCCGCATCGGCGCTGTATGGCTCGCAGGCCATGGGGGGCGTCATTAACGTCATCACCCGGCGCTCCACGGGACCGCTGCGGGGCAATGCCTTCGCTGAGTATGGTTCGTTCCAGACATATCAGGCGGGGGGAAATGTTGGCGGCAGTCTAACCAACCGGCTCGACTTCGATGCATCGGTCAACTACCTCCGGCGGGCGCAGGATTACCGAATCGGAAAAGGTAACCTGTTCCGGAATTGGTTAAAAGGCGATCAGGCCGTAAAATACTACAGCAACAAACCGGCCGAAACGATCGATGATCGCAAGGACGATGGGCAGATCCGGCCCAACACCAAGCTCACCTACTATTCCGGTTCGCTAAGGCTGGGCTATCAGATCAGTACTAACTGGCGAGTGGACGTACGGGGCGAAAAATTCATTGCCGACGACGTTGAATCACCCGGCGACATTACCTACGGCACCACGCAGGCCAGCCTGAAAGATGTTAATCGGCAGGCGGGAGAGGTTGCCCTGCGGGGTCAACTGGCGGCTCACAAACCGACGTTACGGGTCTTTGCTTCCGGCGAAAACAATTTCAACCAGACAACCAACGTATCGGGCAAGCCGGTTACCCCGTTCCTGTCGTCAAATACTGCGAACCGCTGGCAGGGCGTTCAGCTCCAAGATAACTGGCAACTGGGGGGTCATCAGCTTACGGTTGGCTACGATTATCTAAATTCCAGTACGTCGTCTCGTAGCTGGAGCGACGGCGTTACCGAAAAAGCGCCTACGCAGCCCAACTACTCGATTCGGTCGTCGGCGTTCTACGCGCAGGGACAGCTGGCCTTCGGCGGAGATCGTTTCCTGTTGCAGCCCGGTCTGCGGGTGGATGATATTACCTTCTCCGTCAAGGAAACGCCCCTGCTCACTACGTTCAAGCCGGGCAAAACAACCAATCCGTTCGTTAGCCCTAATCTGGGCGCGTCGTTGCGGCTGGCACCCAGTTGGCAGTTGAAAGGAACCGTGGGTCGGGCGTTCGTCACGCCTGATGCGTTCAACGTAGCCGGTTATTCAGAAACCCGCACCTCGACCGGGCGTATCACGATCACGACGGGCAACCCCAATCTGACCAACGAGAACAGCATCAGCTATGACCTGGGACTGACGTTCAGTCGGCACAAAGCGGGTTTCCGGGCCGGTGTCACCTACTTCAACACGGACGTACGCGATCGGATCGCCCGGATCGTGACGCAGGTGAACGAGAAACAGGCCAACGGTGATGTGATCGTCGCGCGGGCTACTTACGTCAACGCGGCCGACTCGGACCTGCGGGGAATCGAATCGGAAATCAGCTACGATTTTGGCGCCCTGACCGCCTATCGGTATTCGCTTCGGCTGTTCGGTAACGCCACAACCATGCTTCGTTACAGCGAAACTCTTGTTAGTACCGACGGTAGTGCTACCCAGCGGGACATTGCCAACGTAGCGAAAATGAACCTGAACGCTGGTCTTGAATACGATTCGTTCAGGGGGTTACAGCTGCGTTTATTGAGCCGGTACATAGGACATCGCAAAGACACAGATTTTACGGATGCTGCCAACCCGGAGATCCAGTATCCGGAATACCTGGTGCTCGACCTGAGCGCATCCTACACGCTGGCTAAACATCATACGCTGGGACTACAGATCGCTAACCTGACCGACGAGAATTACTACGAAAAACGGGGCTACAACCTGCCCGGTCGCTCGTTGTCGGTCCGCTACCGGTTTTCGTTTTGAGATGAACAAGTACGTTTTTACAGGATCGTAAATAAAACGGGCAGGCTGGTCCGTACGTTGACAGCCTGCTCGTTTTTCTGACCGGGAATCCAGTCCGGCATGCCCTTAATAACCCGCACGGCTTCTTCGTCGCAACCGCCACCTACACTCTGCGTGACTTGTACGTCGGTAATCTTACCAGTGCTGGTCACGACAAAACCCACGATCACCTTGCCCTGAATTCCGGCGCGCTGTGCTGCGGCAGGATACCGGAGATTCTGCATGAGATACGTATTCAACCCTGTTTGCCCGCCGACCGGCGCCGGTGGCTGATCGACAACGGTGTACACTTCACCAACTAGTCCGGATGGGTTCGGATCAACATTTTTCCGGGAACACATCAGCGTCAGCATCATCAGGCAGACCGCCAGTACGTAACGTTTCCAAACGGAGTAGACAGTTCGGGGGTTATCGTTTAGCATACAAAAAGTCTATTTCTGGTGAGATGAGAATCTTTTTTCTGATTTTTCTATCCTTAGTTCTGAGTTACGGTATTGTTGCTTTCTGGACTGGCGACTGGAACGCCACCCAGTGGGACACGGATAAATCGGAAGCATCTAAACTAATTGGTGGAGCAATTCTCCTGTTCTTCTTTATTCTCTTCCAAAACAGGCTCAACTGGCCAAAGTAATGCTTGAGAGAGGCATCTCAGAGTAGAGATGTTTTGGATATGTAGACGACACCCCGCCCGTTTTTGCTGTTGCAAAACGAGAAGCCCTCACCCGAATGTCCTCGTCCACAGACGGCATCGGTAGCGGAAATATATAGTCGTTGCTGACTATCCAGATACAGACTACGCAGCTGGTGTAATTGGGGCAGGTCAATTCGACGGCCAGCAGACGTAACGATACCCGGCGTTTCAAAAATGCCGGTCGTAGCCGTCGGACCATTCAGGAACACCTGATTGATTTTGTAGCTTACCCCGGACGAGTTGACAACAGGGCTAATCGAAAACTTATTGATCGCCTGACCAGAAGACGAGGAAATCTCAAAGGCTGGATTATGGCGCGTATAAGCCTTCCAAGTCTTGCCATCATCAACACTGTAATTGCTGGCGTTGGTTAAAAACTGTCCGTTCGCTAAACCCGTCATCGTAAACAGAGTATCCTGTTGTTTAACAACGCTGAACATGCCATGACTTTGGAAGGGTAACACCTCCTGCCAGTTTTTCCCCTGGTCAGTTGAGCGGAATACGTTAGTTCTTGTCGCAATCAGCAGGGTTTTCTCCCAGCTTCCCCACACGCCCTGAATCTCGGCATCAACGGGAGCGCGAAGGGTGTACCAGTCCTGGTATTCGGGTGCTACGGTATCGGGCTCTATGCCTTTACAGGATAATACCAGCGCCAGTAAGACGGAGTAAAGCAGCGTTTTCATGATCGTTGATGCGCGTAAATTGACATTTCTCAGACTTAATCGAAAAAGGATCAGCCAGGCAATTTCTAACGGTGATTTCAGGGTATTTACTATAACTTCCGGGCAATCGCGAGCTGTACAGCATTGTAAAAATAGTCGATTCCTGACAGCACTCTGCCAGACAACCACGCTCGTTGAACAGCATTTCCTTATTTTTGGCTATGTAATTCTATTTCCGCTGCCCTTTTTGTATGACTAGTCCGCTCCGCTGCGCCATTATCGAAGACGAACCGCTAGCGCAGCAATTACTCGAAAAGTACGTCCGTCGTGTTCCCTCGCTTCAGCTGATTGCCACCTTCGATGATGCCATCAGCGCGTTCGAGCAGCTACCCGCTCAGCAGCCCGAGGTTATCTTCCTAGACATCAATATGCCCGAAATGACGGGGCTGGAATTTCTACAGGCCTACCCGTCACCCCATCCCTTAGTGGTCATGACCACGGCAAACCCCAATCATGCCATCGAAGGTTTTGATCTGGGCGTGGTGGATTATCTACTGAAACCCATTGCCTTCGATCGGTTTCTTAAAGCCATTGGCCGGGTCAAGGAACGAGTACCTAAACCGGCACAGGCCCCACCAGCCAACAACTCATTGGCCGATTCGGTCAGCCTGCCCATTCCCAGCCCGGCAACAATGGAACCACCAGCGGCTGATTTTATCTATCTCAAAACGGATAAGAAACTCGAACAGATTCACCTCAATGAGCTGGTCTATGCCGAAGCGCTGGGCGATTACATCAAGGTTTTTCTGCCGGATCGATTTGTGGTTACGCACCTCACGATGACCAAGCTGGCCGAAGTTCTCCCTACTGATCGCTTTCTGCGGATCAACCGGTCGTTTATCATCCAGCTTCGTCACGTCAAAGTGCTGGAAGGCAACTCGGTCCGACTATCGACCGGCGACAGTCTGATCATCGGACCGAGGTATCGGGATGCCGTTAAAGAGCGGATCCGACGGGAGCAGATTGGCTAGTGACAAGCGGTTTAACGCATCCGGCTCTTTTCCTCGTCGTTACCCAGACTCCCCGCCCGGGCTGCCTTTACGGTCTTCTTGCCGAAGTTGTAGCTGAACGACACCTTGACGCGCTGGCTGTCGTTGTAACTCCGCATGGTGAAGTTTACCTGTCCGTAGTTCGACTCCAGCCGGCTGGTCATCGTCCGGAATACGTCACTCACGTCAATCCGCAGGTTAACCTGTTTAGCCAGCAGCGATTTCGTCAGACTCATTGATACCCCGCCAAATCCTTTCTGCGTGAACAGGCCCATCCGGGCGGGCGACATGTATTGCCCAGTCAGTTCGTACTTCCAGTCGCGGGGCAGGGAAATGATGTTCGACGAAGTAAGCATCACCCATAAACCCGCTGCCCGGTACTGACTTAGCTCATTGATAGCCGTACTGGTTTGGTTGCCCATCCCCATCAGCGTCGTGTTCGTCTGCCAGGTTTTCGTTATGCTTTTGGCGTAGGTCGCTCCCACGTAAAAATCATTGCCGTTCCGAAGGTTGTCCATCACCTGCGTATACCGTAACGTAGCCGGGTCAGCGCGTAGCACCGTTGTGATCTGGTCGCGGATGTACGAATAATTAGCGAACAGGTTCAGGCTACCGAGTGCGTAAAAGGCATCCAGTGTGTGCGCAAAAGACGGCCGGATCATCGGGTTTCCTTCAATGATTGTGTACGGATCGATCAGGTTACGGTACGGAACGAGGCTGCTCAGGCTGGGGCGGCTCACTTTCCGACTGAGCGTAACGCCCCACGAGTGACCGTTTGCCAGGCTCCGGTTCAGCCCCAGGCTGGGAAACAGACCGGCATAGGTACGCGCCAGCGCCGACTGGGCCAGGTGCTGCTCCGTACGTTCGATGCGCAAGCCCCCCTGCCACGACCAGCCTTTCCCCCACGACCGGCTCAGGTTTGAATAAGCAGCATAGGTATGCTCCTGGTAGAGTCCTGCCTGGCTGTATGTTGGATCAAACTGGTACTGGCCGTTGACGAAGTTGTCCTGCTGAAGGGTATTGTCGTTGCGGATGAAAACGTACTTTGTCCCCACGTCCAGCCGCCATTTTTTACCTAGTACTGGGGTAGCGTAGTCGAGCTGGCCAATCAGGTTACGCTGCTGACTCGGATTCAGGATACGGAGCCGGGTTACAGGCCCATCAGGCGCATCGTTCAGGCCGATACGCTGATAGTTGATGAATTGCGAAGCGTCCTTATTCAGCAATGATTCCGTTACAAATACCGTCAGTTCCTTAGACTTATCCGATCCGAGTGTTGCCTTGTAGCTCAGGTTCAGATCATACACGTTCGCCTTTTCCCGTCCGAAGTTTTCCGTACGGATTGTCGAGTCGGCAAGGGCAGCCACCGTAGAGCGGGTTCGTGTATCGGTGTCGGTGTTCCCCCGGCGCCAGTTGCCGTTTAAACGCAGGCTCAAGACGTGCCGGGCATTAATAGCGTAATCAGCATTTAGATTGGTGGCCAGCGACCGGTACGTATTCAGCGTCAGTAACGTATTTTGTTGGGTGGCACCGGGAAAGGTTCGATCGAGAGTTTGGGTCGAATAGGCTGTTGACGGCAGCGTCGCGTTAAGGCTGCCGAAGACGGTCCATTTCCCCTGCCGGAGCGTCAGCGATCCATTGGCCGACGAACGACTGTATTGCCCCTGCGAATAGGTCAGCGTCGACCGACCGCTTATGCCCTGCTCCCGGCTCTTTTTGGTAACGATGTTGACTACGGCGTCGACGGTGGCATCATAACGGGCTGACGGGTTTGTGATCACCTCGATACGCACAATATCTTCTGCCGAGAACGTTTGCAGGAAACTAGCCAGGCTTCCCTGGCCCATCTGCCGGCCATCGACCTGTAGGAGGACATTCGATTTGTTACCTACGCTGATTGCTCCGCCCTCGTACCGGACGCGGGGAATGTACCGCAGCAGATCTTCGGCTTTGTTACCCCGCGTAATGACGCTGCCTTCTACGTTCAGAACAAGCCGGTCGGCCTGCTGACGCACCAGCGATGGCTGCGCTTTTACCGTAACTTCGGACAGGTTTTGGGCACTGGCTTCCAGTATCAGGGGCCCAACGTCAGCCGTCGCCGTTTCGGCGCTTAGCGTAACGACAGATGAATAAACGTCTTTAAATCCAACAGCGCTGATACGTGTGCGGTACGTTCCCGACGCGAGCTTGTCCATCACGAATAGACCTGATTCATCAGAAATAGCCCCTTTAACCACCGTTGAATCAGTGTCCCTCAGCAGGGCTACGGTTGCGTAGGCAACAGGTTGTTTTGCCGTGTCCGTAACCCGGCCGGTTAGTTGATGTTGGGCCAGTGCCTGTACTGAAAAAAGAAAGAGGAAGATAATTAGCCGTGCGTTCATGGGGCAGTTTGTGTTGCGTGATTGATGATGCAAACCTAGCCCTGCCCCACCGGCTGCCTTTCCTTTATTCGGCGAATCAGCCGTCCTATTCGACCAAGCGTACTAATCCATTTTCGTCGAAAAATTTGGCGTTTTCATCGAAAAAGAACCGGTACTTGCGGGGAACCCCCGATGTTTGATGCATGAAATTTCCAGCTATCCAGCTTCCCTTCCTGACTCCATCGATCCGCCGGATACTCCTGCACGGCATTATTATCAGTACGCTATACGTGCTGGTCAGCGCAGATGGCTTGTCCGCTGGCCTAACGTACCAGTATGGTACCATCGGTCGGTGGTACACCTACGGTCAGTTTCTGCTTCAGCTATTGATCTATTACGGCTGGGGATACTGGCTGTTCCCCCGTTATCTCTACCGGTTCAGGCCCGTTTCATTACTGGCGATTATTCTTCTCTCCTATACCATTGCATACCTGGCGAACTACGCGGGATTTGCCTGGCTTCACCAAACCGTCAACTTCCCGGACAATACGCCCATACTCCCGTTTCGCGCCAATTTCTGGTCGAACACGGTCACCATGTGGCATCGTATGGAGCAGCATGGCCCACTGGGTCTTTTTGCCAATGCTTCGCTATTCGGCTGGAACTTCCTGCTTTCGTTCACCTATCCATCACTGTTGCTGGCGTTCAAGGGCCTCTATGACAACATGTCCTCACAGGTGAACAATGCGCAGTTGAAAGAGCAAAACATGCAGCTCGAACTCAACTACCTGAAAAGCCAGATCAACCCACACTTCCTGTTTAATGTGCTCAACAGCGTCTATTCGCTGACGGAAGAAGACTGCCCGCCAGCCGCTCAACTGGTCCACCAATTGTCGGGATTGATGCAGTACACACTGTACGAAACGACCGAACCGACCGTTCCGCTGCAAAAGGAGCTTCAATTTATCCGGGATTATATAGCCCTGGAAAAAATCCGAACGGGAAAACGGGCTGACATTCAGGTATCACTTCCCGAAACAGTCGACGAACGCGTACAGATCGTTCCGTTTCTGCTGATCCCGTTTGTGGAGAATGCCTTCAAACACGGCGTGCAACGGAGTGCGCGTAAATCCTGGGTCAACCTGACCGTCGCGGTCAATGAGACGGCCCTGCAGCTAACCATCAGCAACAGCAAACCAGCAATGCCCGAAGCCAGCGTCGGGGGGCTGGGGCTAACGAACGTCCAAAAACGATTGAACTTATTATATCCAGCACACTCGCTGCGGGTCACCAACGACCTGGATCAGTATAGCGTTGATTTGACCTTGCCGTTCGTGGCTTAATCGGCTAAAGCTATCTCGAAATGCTCAGATAGCTGGGCGTTTGTCAAACCAGGGACGCGCCTGTTCCAGTTGGCCAGCCAGGCGGAACAGTGTGGCTTCGTCGCCGAGTTTGGCCGCGAACATGACGCCGATGGGCAAGCCATCGGGCGACCAGTGCAGCGGTACCGACATGGATGGTTGGCCCGTCATATTCGTGATAACTGTGAATGAAATATAGCCCAGCGACCGCTCGGCCAGTTCGTCCACCATTTTGCTACCGTTCAGGTATTTCAAACCCCCGACTGTATCGACCAGTTTAAGCAGGCGCTGTTCTGATGCTGTGTTTTGGAACGTACCAATGGCGATAGGCGGGCGGGGCAGCGTAGGCGTCAGGAATACGTCGTAGGTTTCGTGCAGTTGTCCCATTGTCCGGTTTAACGAATTCCACCGTCGTTTCTGAAAAGCGAGATCCGTCGCGGAGAAGCCTTCGGCCAGGCGGGCCTGCGCCCAGGTATTCAGTTCAACGTCGTCACGTCGGGCGGGACGACCAAGGTAGTGTCCCAGTTCACGTAGCGTAGCGGCCGTTTCGCTCAGGACGTTCAAAAAGAAAGCTTCCGTAACGATCGTCTTTTCGTACGGCAGCGGAATTTCATCGACGGTATGCCCCAGGCTTTCGAGTAATTTGACGGTTTCCTGCACGGCTTTACTACATTCAGCGTCGGTTGTCTGCGAGGGCATCAGTGATTGCGTCGAAAAAGCAACCCGTAACTTGCCCGGCTCCCGCCTTACTTCCTCAACGAAAGGTCGCTCGGGTGGGGCAATGCCATACGGATCACCCGCCAGTGGACCCGCCGTCGCATCCAGCAACGCGGCACTGTCACGAACGCTACGGGTAACGGCATGTCCCACGACCGCACCGTTCCAGAGTTC encodes:
- a CDS encoding sensor histidine kinase: MKFPAIQLPFLTPSIRRILLHGIIISTLYVLVSADGLSAGLTYQYGTIGRWYTYGQFLLQLLIYYGWGYWLFPRYLYRFRPVSLLAIILLSYTIAYLANYAGFAWLHQTVNFPDNTPILPFRANFWSNTVTMWHRMEQHGPLGLFANASLFGWNFLLSFTYPSLLLAFKGLYDNMSSQVNNAQLKEQNMQLELNYLKSQINPHFLFNVLNSVYSLTEEDCPPAAQLVHQLSGLMQYTLYETTEPTVPLQKELQFIRDYIALEKIRTGKRADIQVSLPETVDERVQIVPFLLIPFVENAFKHGVQRSARKSWVNLTVAVNETALQLTISNSKPAMPEASVGGLGLTNVQKRLNLLYPAHSLRVTNDLDQYSVDLTLPFVA
- a CDS encoding amidase, yielding MPTPSAALPFTDYIARDATALAELVRSGDATPAELLETAIARAEAVNPQLNAIVTPLYEQGRVMAEQSPNDKPFGGVPFLLKDLEFEWSGTPMKSGSRGYQNYVSSADSEVVKRLKAAGLVFFGKTNTPEFGLTPYTESKLYGPARNPWKLTHSPGGSSGGSAAAVAAGIVPAATASDGGGSIRIPASCCGLFGLKPSRARVTLGPRFGELWNGAVVGHAVTRSVRDSAALLDATAGPLAGDPYGIAPPERPFVEEVRREPGKLRVAFSTQSLMPSQTTDAECSKAVQETVKLLESLGHTVDEIPLPYEKTIVTEAFFLNVLSETAATLRELGHYLGRPARRDDVELNTWAQARLAEGFSATDLAFQKRRWNSLNRTMGQLHETYDVFLTPTLPRPPIAIGTFQNTASEQRLLKLVDTVGGLKYLNGSKMVDELAERSLGYISFTVITNMTGQPSMSVPLHWSPDGLPIGVMFAAKLGDEATLFRLAGQLEQARPWFDKRPAI